A part of Ignavibacteriales bacterium genomic DNA contains:
- a CDS encoding glycosyltransferase: MDKILASVVVPTFNSERFLEQTLHSLFQQDYNNLEILVIDGGSTDETVNIIKKYEKQIAYWVSEKDSGQSNALNKGFKKARGEIVGWLCSDDLLYKDSVRIVAEKFTKDDEVGIVYGDIDQINSNGKIFRKIKYKPISADYILNVHHPVPQQGSFYRRSLLEKVGYLNESLHQVMDYDLFIKLLKISKGVYVGRALGQFRMFESNKSTIQGAWVGSIEGFRVGKEHGAKIISRVTFLRLKRMSRFLIKKVFGIKLHKER; this comes from the coding sequence ATGGATAAAATATTAGCCTCCGTGGTAGTTCCAACATTTAATTCTGAAAGATTTCTGGAACAAACACTACATTCTTTATTTCAGCAAGATTATAATAATTTAGAAATTCTGGTCATCGATGGTGGATCCACTGATGAAACAGTGAATATTATTAAAAAATATGAAAAACAAATTGCATATTGGGTTAGTGAAAAGGATAGCGGACAAAGTAATGCTCTGAATAAAGGTTTTAAAAAAGCCAGGGGAGAAATAGTTGGATGGTTATGTTCGGACGATCTGCTATACAAAGACTCAGTTCGTATAGTTGCAGAAAAGTTTACCAAAGATGATGAGGTAGGAATTGTTTATGGAGACATTGATCAAATTAATTCCAATGGCAAAATTTTTAGAAAAATAAAATATAAACCAATTTCTGCTGACTATATTCTTAATGTCCACCATCCCGTTCCGCAGCAGGGTTCTTTTTATAGAAGAAGCCTTCTTGAAAAAGTTGGTTACTTAAATGAATCTTTACATCAGGTTATGGATTATGATTTATTTATTAAACTTCTTAAAATATCTAAAGGGGTTTATGTGGGACGCGCTTTGGGACAATTTAGAATGTTCGAAAGTAATAAATCAACTATTCAAGGTGCATGGGTCGGTTCTATCGAAGGATTTAGAGTTGGAAAAGAGCATGGCGCTAAAATAATTTCAAGAGTAACTTTTTTACGCTTGAAAAGAATGAGTCGGTTTTTAATAAAAAAAGTATTCGGAATTAAATTACATAAGGAGCGTTAA